Proteins encoded by one window of Ascochyta rabiei chromosome 1, complete sequence:
- a CDS encoding Unspecific monooxygenase — protein MASYLSLVFVAVFVTIFGVVSFFVYLFTPPSNFPKNIPTIPFYYALLPLFKDVDQAELYRRYMKDPLEKYGAVKLFFGGQWNILVRKPTYIAEVFKYEDVYAKAGNQIKIPHSLVAEYTGENIISSHGEKWKLYHGVLKPALQADQDSTKIWENSRLLRNMFLDSSKQANGAGIPIYVPLHRVALANLSDVMYASSFETMQRPDAPLHALQMKIKPIIFNPIFMNFPFLDHLPLKMRQLGRALNRNFRNTLRTSITKGHNHVCDPNNHKNVACRLIGAHGEGRLSDKDLEDNMVSTFLAGHENPQLALMSLMYLLGAHPEVQDAVRKEIQTLYPAGASGDYEPSYTEIHDLPLLTAIIYEGLRMFPPISQLINRRTTEPVLLGGKISVPKGVFLGYNAYSTNRDIEFWGTDSDEFKPERWGKNMNEINHLYRKANSKGAFISFHGGRRACLGQKFAMQQLRITILELVRRCKWKVDESWDGRMTPAGPLYPRGLKMKFLSL, from the exons CTAGCAACTTCCCCAAGAACATTCCAACAATTCCATTCTACTATGCTCTTCTACCGCTCTTCAAAGACGTAGATCAAGCGGAGCTCTATCGCCGCTACATGAAGGACCCTCTCGAGAAATACGGAGCAGTGAAACTTTTTTTTGGTGGACAATGGAATATCCTTGTACGCAAGCCTACGTACATCGCCGAGGTCTTCAAGTACGAAGATGTCTATGCAAAGGCGGGTAATCAGATCAAGATCCCGCATAGCCTTGTAGCGGAGTACACAGGGGAAAACATCATCAGTTCTCATGGCGAGAAATGGAAGCTTTATCATGGTGTTCTCAAACCAGCTCTACAAGCGGACCAGGATTCGACCAAAATTTGGGAGAACTCGAGACTCTTAAGAAACATGTTCCTGGATAGCTCGAAGCAAGCCAATGGTGCGGGTATCCCAATCTACGTACCCCTACACCGAGTTGCACTTGCCAATCTCTCAGACGTAATGTACGCATCAAGCTTCGAAACAATGCAGCGTCCAGACGCACCATTGCACGCGCTCCAGATGAAGATCAAGCCTATCATCTTCAATCCAATCTTTATGAATTTTCCATTCCTCGATCACTTGCCGCTCAAGATGAGACAGCTTGGTCGAGCACTCAATAGGAACTTTCGTAATACGTTACGAACCTCGATCACGAAAGGACACAACCACGTTTGCGACCCCAACAATCATAAGAATGTTGCATGTAGATTAATAGGAGCTCACGGCGAGGGACGCTTATCCGATAAGGACCTCGAGGACAATATGGTCAGCACATTCCTGGCCGGACACGAGAACCCACAACTTGCGCTCATGTCGCTCATGTATCTTCTTGGAGCCCATCCAGAGGTCCAAGATGCGGTACGCAAGGAGATCCAGACCCTCTACCCTGCTGGTGCATCCGGCGATTACGAGCCTTCCTACACCGAAATTCATGACTTGCCACTCTTGACTGCCATTATCTATGAAGGTCTGCGCATGTTTCCTCCGATATCGCAGCTGATCAACCGCCGTACCACTGAACCTGTTTTATTGGGTGGCAAAATTTCAGTACCGAAAGGCGTCTTCTTGGGCTACAATGCGTATTCAACCAATCGCGACATCGAGTTCTGGGGCACTGACTCGGATGAGTTCAAGCCTGAACGCTGGGGCAAGAATATGAACGAAATAAACCACCTGTACCGGAAAGCCAACTCTAAGGGTGCTTTCATTAGCTTCCACGGAGGCCGACGAGCGTGTTTGGGACAGAAGTTTGCCATGCAGCAGCTTAGAATTACCATCCTGGAGTTGGTGAGGCGTTGTAAGTGGAAGGTGGATGAAAGTTGGGATGGACGTATGACCCCG GCCGGGCCCCTCTACCCACGAGGTCTGAAGATGAAGTTCCTGTCATTGTGA